AATATTAGAGGCATATTTGGTATTACTTCTTTGATCACAATATTATATCAAAGAAGTAAAAAAGGTATTGCTTCTAAGATTATTATACTGCTAATGatctatataatattttatatcaagttgtatttttgataattaatatattactcTTATATTCCTCTTCTAGTTTTCAATGATTCTAGTAAATggttttaatctaaaaaaaaatattatttttaaaaaagaaataggcgtttgaaaaaatttttaaaaaccaacaAATTACTTATACCGTTGAAAATCATTCgtaatatttttttggagaaacGTTGGATAgacaatttttctaaaaacacttgcATTAAAAACAGTTCGAATAAAAACATTATctaatacattttaaatgaTAGATTtgtaaataaatcattttagatTTCCAGTTATATTTGTTATAAAACAgttgaattaattttatcacTTAAACTTAAAAATGATAGGAAGAATTTTTCACTCATATCAACTTAACACTACGACTTTTAGCACTTATagtagaaatgaaaaatatatataaaatgattttttaattgtcCATAAATtggtatataaaatttaatacctaATTTATACATCAATACTTTGTaatcttattataaaaatatttctaaaattattttttttactctaatttaaaattgaaacaagtatttgaaaaaaaaaattcaaacaaaaataaaatttatgatactCATCATCCATTCATGGAATTGAAATGTTTGTGAAAGTCAAGTCCTAACCCATTGAATCTACATTCAAGACCATGAAACATCTTAATTCAAAGATCACTATACACTCccattttctattaaaaagaCACAAAAATTTCAGAGTCAAAGCTTCCGCTAATCAATTGAGCTAGTTAGGGAGTTCGGAGTGCACGCACATCACTTGTAAGAGTTTATATACTTTATTTGTATGAGACACGTCACTCATGCGTGCAACCTCAATAGTCTCTTCAAGCAATTTCTCTTGTGTAATTTCAAAGGtttattctataaataattGCTACAATTGAATCCATATTAGCTCTAattgatcttattttttttttactaacaaTGTtaacatattttgattttcgcTTTGTCATTTCTTCACTTGACTTTGGTatagaaacaaacaaatttgTGGATAAGTAAGATGTTTCGATTGTTGcttttttctcaacaaaatcaaatatttcaactCTAATTCCATGCTCAAGTGATCCTCAAGgaattatgtcatcaacattcaaattttgttttttaaaacacctTCAGTAAGATTTCATGTTGCTCGGTATGTTCTAAGGAGAATCACCTTTCAGAATTTTTAATAGACATGTATCCAAGTTAAGATGCTTGCTAATGTGATTAAACACTTTCAacatcataaaaaacaaatactcaTAAAATCTACATACAACCATGGAAATGCCTATTAGAAATTTGTAGCTTTATATAAGAGAATAATTTGTTATAACTAATTTATATCAATGGTTTAAAAACTAGATTGAACTGGTTGGTTCAACCATCAATTGGTGACTTTTTTCGATTTAGTTTACACCTTGTTTTGATATTGAAATGGCCTTGAACTACTTGAATCGGCCGTTGGATCgatgaatttttaaaaccagATGGTTCTTTAAGAATTGAACAATTtcaatgttttttctttcccctaGTCAAAACTACGTCATTATGATGCTATTTAGAGCGAAACAATGTAGTTTCATTCCCTTACTCTAGTCTTCAACACTAACAGGCTAGCAACTTGACTCTCCAAATCTAAGAAATGACACCTAGTCTAAGAGTTTCTTCTTGAATATTCAATTTGATGCTAGTGCTAAGAGTTTCTTCTTGAATATTCAATTTGATGCTAGTGCTAACACCTCATCTCTAGCAACTGAAGGAGGATTGTCGAGTCCCATTGTCTACGTTGATCACATGTTGCTCAAAAGTTCTACtatttctacaattttttttttctttttcttttcttttttcttttttccgtTCGTGGGTACtctacaaaattttaaaacaattactaGTCTATTACCCACATTAGAAAACCACAAATTTTGTATGTCTATatgcatatatacatacatatatatgtatgtatgtatgtatgtatgtatgtatgtattgtACTTTAAATCCAAAACTAGCATACACCATTACACCCAGATGGTAGACTCACAAATATAGAAAAcctatatgaaaataataatttccttttaaaaactATGAAAAGACTAAAAATTGAAGAACTAGAAACAGGGCCAAACAAGAAACCCATTTGGAAAAAACTCGCTTTTGTTGTTtgtttcaaattcaatttatgaaGGAAATATGATAAGAGAAAATGTTGAGTGGTTTTACCTTCTTTATGAGATTTTATGTCCTGAAAAATGctttccattttgaaatttatgaggttaaattattttgagaaaatagatgaaaaataaaatttattttattataattatttttaattttaataaaatataaaatatatttatgacatcatcaaTTCTATTGCAATTCAACCACTGGCTCAACTAGTAAACTATGAACCAATAATTTTTCCCATTCAAGGATCACTCTGGTTGTAAAAACATTAATCTATATGGAAATAAATAAGGATAAACAAAGCTATGCTTCTagcaataaagaaaaaaaaaggagtgcAAAGGATTTATAATGATGAATGAAgacaaacataataaaatattatgaagttaatactattttatataaagttcATCCATATTTAAACAAAAGGTCCCTATGTTAGAGAATCAAATGCTTATCATAATTTCACCTGctttcataatataaaataaatcatgcAAATTCTTTACTTTTAATAGCTCCAATATGAAGCAATTTCTTAAACAATcaagatgaagaaaatgaatatatgaaaagaaaaaaaaaactccatagACGAAGAACAAAATAATCAACAATCAAGTGTGTGGCCTCCAATATGTACACCCAATATACAAATTATCCCAAGAATAGAAGGAAAATCAAAATGAACTGAGAATGAGATGAAAAAGATGAAATCAAAGTGACTTACCAAAGTATCTCCACACAAGTATGGCACTTGTCTTTTAGCAATCTCCAAATCTTCCTTTGAACCAAGACTTCACCCAAGCAAGAaattcttctctctctttctttctctctctttgaaATTTGGTGGAGTTTCCCCTCCAAAATCACCAAgagaatccccttaaaaacctagCTCCTAAGGCCCCTTTTTATAAGGTGAGAAATGGTGGAGATTTAGACATTTGTCTTCATCCTCTCCAAAGCTCAATTCTCCTTCATACCAAAACTAAATCCAAAGGACCTCTAACCTATAGCATAACTCACAAAAACTAGCTTAAACCATCCTTGGGAACCCCTAAagactaacaaaaaaaaaaaaggctaaaaaaGGGGCCGAAACACCTAAAACTCGATCAACCGATCAAAGGAAATAGTTAGTCAACTAGTTGAATTGGTTCACCTCGACTGGTTTGACCCCAAAAGGGTCTCAGGTTGCGCAAAAAGGTCCTATGGGATCTAATTACGCCAAAACTTTGGGGAAGCCTATGATGTCATTAAAGTCATGTTATGGATCTAAAACTACCTTTAAAATGTTTCCAAAAGTAGCCTAAGAGTCAATGCCAAAGTTGGATAATAGGTAGACCGCTAAAGAGTGCAAAGAACGACTAAGTCAAAAGGAATCCTACACGCATACTACAAGAAAGCATATGACATGTGCTATGAGGAAAAAATGGAGGGTCTCAACTCCTATTATGCGATCAACCAACATACTCTAGCTCTCTAAAAGTATATGTTAAATTTCAATTAAGGAATTATTATAACCATAGATTTTCTTATCACTTAATAAGACATACTATCTACAACCCATGAGCTATCATGGTGTCTATCTTGAGTATACTTGTTGCAACTATCCTTTGTCAATAATGACCTAATCCATGAGGAATATATCACTACCTTAAGGTCAtctatcctctcaaggttgagagcccATATAGTATAGTAGTCTGGTAAGTTCATCACTATCCAATAACCAACGTTATGGCTCACCATAGTttttgtccaatgtgtaaccatatacattagtatactcaccatgggaaaaccatatTGATGACTAAggcaagtcatccctccaattagaagaTAATACATTACAATCTTAAATGGATTGCCTAGGTCTATAAACTAACAATAAACAActcatctacttacaaggaacatATGACTTAAATCTctcatgcaactcttaatgcacctaaatGCTCAAAGAGTATAAGACATGAATAGGATAGATAAATTGGTAATTAGgatcatattataaataacaaattcgtgtattgttacatcatgtcatgttttagGCTTCTATCCTaacatttattcaattttaaatggACTTAGGTCATAAACCTAAAATATAGGAATTTCTCTCTCTCACATTTAGAATCTTGAACTAGATTATGAAAACTCTAAAGCCTCAATCATAGATTTgtttaaatcaattttcaatattaaatcAAGAATTTATCTTCTCCTTAAAAGTCACTTTGctatatttgtaattaattacaAGAAAATTCTAGTAGACACACAAATAGTTGACTGTGTTAACCTCAAAGGATGACATTTGAATGTTACACATTGTAAATATTCTCTTTATTGTGATTATTGACCAGATCCTAGTTTCTACAATAACcaaaatctttatattaataatgGAGAGAAACAATCACTTTCCGACAACTATATTTGTCTTTTTCATATCATTCAATGTTTTATTCGTGGTTGTAGAACTCATCTTCATTCATATTATTAGTTGAAAtattttgggttatttgattaaaaaggttaatgaaaacccaaaatttgaaatttaatcatttgttcttttattttttgtcttattttgacaaaaatgtcatcgctattttcttataaaaataacatttttttaaaaaagaaaaacatacaTCAAATACTTGAAGTAGTAAAGAGCAATTGtgttaaaaatgaattacttttcaaaaaaaaaatatgagaaatgttATGTTCACAATTTGGGGATTATTTTACTCCTTTTAAcctaatatttcaaatattttttgggtCCTTCCTCAAGAGAACTTTGCTAATGTTAGCAACTTTGAGAAGATTGAGAAGCGTTacaattaagtaaataaaaaattatacattaaaaatactataacaaaaaaaaaaaaaaaacttattttttactttaaatgaTTCCCTAGAAATACTTTTTACATTGAAATTGTTCTTATAAGAGAATTCTTGAAGGTTGTATGTGGAAACTTAGTTtgttttggaaatttattttacattcgGATAAagaacttatattttatttagaagttgtttttcatataaattcaaTTGGCTTTTGAAAAGTTCACTTACACAATAGATGTCTTTCTAAGAAACAACTTTCAATCAAATACCATGTTTATACTTTCAACATATTTCTAAACCATCTCCGCTAGAAAATTTATACTGCAAATGCAAGCAGATTTACAAGCACCAAACGCCCATGACTCAACATATCTTTCCTGTTAAGGAAAAATCAATGTTAATCATAGCCCTACCATTAATCTCACCTAACATTTAAGTTGTCACATTGGTAGTTATCATAATAACAACACAGAAAGTTAGACAACCAAGACATTTAAGTCTCAACAAATCAAAGTTGCATTTGAAGCAAATTAAAGCCTAAGCTTTGGAAGTTTCTTTTAGAAAGAAGAGAAAGGCAAAGGTCACAAAAAGAGCAGGATCTACTCAACAACAAGAGATGGACAAATTAACAATCAATTaaagaggagaagaaaggaagatATTGAAATAGCCCTCAAGACTATAAACAAGAGGAAGGAAACCGAGTGAGGTGGAGCTGTCTTTCAAGTTGAGGTTGGGAGTTGGGACACTACCTCCACCTGGGTCCTGGGTCCTGGTTCTGTTGAGCTGTCTTTTAAGTGGAGTTAGGGATAGTAGTAGCACTCCATGAGAATTGTAAAGATTATGTTATTAGtaaggatattaaaaaaaacaaaaaaggtagTCTTGATGTATGAGTATGCTTTGTAAGCCAGCTTTATTCAATGATTTAATTCAGGTGTAGAGTCATGTTGTGCGAGACCACTAGTACAATTACGCCTGGTTGACAACAATGACAAGAGGTAGGCAGCTTTTAGCAAACGACTAATTCCAGATCACTGAGACAAAATACATACAATTGTTAAGGATGCAGGGCTTTCGATCGTTGCAGGGTTGTTGTCTTGCTTTTCTGTCAATCTATAAATGTTGTTCTTAGGCGTCACCATCCACAAACCCAgacaaatttgttattatgtAGCTAAATGTCTGTCTTCCCACAAGTGCTGCACAGCGTTCcgttcctttcctttcctttcctttccctaAAGCAAAATCAAGGTGGTCCtaagggaagaagaaaaagaaacgcCAACTAATCAGCATAATCAACCAAGAAAACGATAATGAAAATGGTAAAATCTCTACTGAACCCTTGGACAGACCTCACATCAACTCCCCCATCTTCAATAACTCTTGAGGAATCTATTTCTCAAcctttttttactttccaatcTCAATTATAACATCTTCTATTTCAATGTTTGGGGACTGCAATAAAagcaaaatctaaaaataaacaaatggagAGAGTGTAGAGACAGGTCCCCTCATGAAAGCAATTCAGAAACTGCAACAAAGGCAAAAGCTGAAACGCAAAAGAATACATATAAATGAGAAGGCTAAAAGTAATTGCAGGGACATGGACCCGTCAAGAATATGTTGACACTTGAAGGAAAAGTTCTCAAATGCCCCCCTCTTTCATTAACATGTAAATGAAAAttacaaggaaaaaagaaaactatgagaagggtaaaagaaaataatataaaataagaaaaagaacatGCACAGTTGATtcttaatgaaagaaaaatgagcccaaagaataaaaaaacaaacaaacacagcACCATATTAGGCATGCTAAAAATAGGACAACAATGGAAGATCCATGGTCTTTCTTCAATCTACAACTGATGGAACTGGAGCACCCGAGTCCACCGAATGAACATCATTGATTATATTATGATATGGCTCTTGCTCATGCTGCGAGCTGGAACGACACAGTTCCTCAATACGGCTGGTCACATCAAGCATGGAAGGGCGCTTGTCAGGGTACTGGGCAGCACAATCAAGGGCAAGCTGTAAGAGCTGAACCATCTCCTCCTCAACGTTCTGGTACCTGAGGAGCTCAAGGTCAAACACCTCGGCTGTCCACTCTTCTCGAACCACAGACTGAACCCATCTTGGAAGGTCTACTCCTTCCTCGTTTAAGAGGGCATGTGTGGGAGCCTTTCCTGTAAGCAGTTCTAAAAGCAATACACCAAAGCTGTACACATCGGCTTTTTGAGAGACTTTGCGAGCATCTGTCACCTCTGGCGCACGATAGCCAGCAACACGGTTAGGAGTGGCAGTGGGCCCAACAAGATGAGCAAGGCCAAAGTCAGAAACGCGGGCTTCATAGGACTTAGTGAGAAGGATATTTGATGACTTGATGTTTCCATGGGAACTTGCAGAGCCCCGTGAGTGGATATAGGCAATCCCTCGGGCGGCTCCAAGGGCAATGCCAGACCTAGCTTCCCAATTTAGTGGAGTCCTGCCGGCCCCCCTGTTCCCTGTATTGGTAAGAAAATGGTACATTAAAGGAAGAGCAAACTAAGTAAAGGATTCTGTTTATCTGTCTCTGTTCTTCTCTCACCCCCTACTGGTCTTGAACGCCAACAAGGTCAGCAGAGAGGGGGCACTGGTTTAAAATCCCAAAAGCAAGATTTTTTTAGAAGTTACAAAAGAACTAAATGGTAATGTGGCAACATATGAGCAGAAATACCCGAATTTAATCCCACAAACAGATATTGAATTCAAATTCTCGCATAGAAACAAAGCAATATAAATTGGGCTTAAGAACACAAAATGCATCATAGAGCAGATGCATTGACAACATAATGAGTTTTCAAGACAATTCATGAGAAAATAACCTAAACAGGAGCTGCCACGAAAGAATGGGAAATGTATGATGTATTCCTCATCATATATTCATTTCTTGTTCAAGATCACCACTTGACCCCAATCTCAATTATTAGATTCAACAACACCCCATAAGGTAGCTCTGGCTGGAATGCCATTGGCATATATTAGCAATCCACACTGCCAATTCAACAGCATGAAATTTACAACCTAGACCAACCACAACGCTGATTTCACAGAAGGttttaggggaaaaaaataacaGTAACATCTAAAAACAAACTCATGATAAGAAATTAATCATCAAAATGaccctccaaaaaaaaaaaggaaatgggaAGACAAACACATAATTGAaatcaaaaaagaagaaatgctCACCATGCAGAAGCGCAGACAGGCTTCCCATTGGCATATAATCATATACAATAAGCTTCTCATCCTTGCTATAGTAGTAAGCCCTGAGTGGGACCAAATTCTCATGATCCATTGCCCCTGCAATTTCGATCTTCTCCCTAAATTCCTTTTCGGATACAGACACATCCTTGAGCCTTTTCACTGCCACAACCACCCGCTCCACCTCCATATCCAATGACGCTTTATATGCCGTCCCGAAGGTTCCCTTCCCCAAAACCTCCGCAGACGCCCTTAACAAGTCCTCCAAATCAAAAATCCTATTAGAATTCCGGAAAAACACCAATCTCTTATCCCCACTACCTTTAGAGGTTGCTGCTGCAGCCAGCACTGCTGCTCCACCAATGGGGTACCCCATACCTGTGCTATCTCCATCTCCCACCGATTTTTCGCCCAACATTTCTGTCTCAGTGTGCTTCACCGGCGCAACATCGGTGGAGCCCGTCTTTTTGCTACTCTTTTTCCGACACAAAAGGATCAGAACCACGAGGATTAGGACAAATGCGACAACGGATCCAATTATAATTCCGGCAATGGCTCCACCGGATAATTTGCTCTTGTGGGGGCAAGATTGAAGGGGTCCTCCACAGAGCGAGTTGCCTTGGAAGGCCGTCGCCGGAAAATTCGAGAGTTTGGAGGGGATCGAGCCGTCCAACTGATTGTTGGAAACATTGAACTGTTGAAGATTCAAATTCAGCTTTGGGATCGAGCCGGTGAGGTGGTTGTCGTTCAAATACAGAGTGCCCAACCGGGTGAGCTTATTAAAGTCCGAAGAGATCTCGCCGGAGAAGTTGTTTCCGGCGAGGTTAAGGCGAATAAGGTTACTGAGAGTGAACAAAAACTCCGGAATGTCACCGGAGAAAAAGTTTCCCTGCAAGTAGAGGTTTCGGAGGTTGACGCATGAGGCCAAGTCCGGGGGTACCGAGCCGGAGAGGGCGTTGAAGCGGAGAGAGAGGGTGTGAAGTTCGGTGAGGTTTCCGATGGCGCCGGCGGGAAGTTGGCCGGAAAGACCCATCCCGGGGAGCCGCAACTCGACGACTCGATTTTGCTGGCACTTGACTCCGACCCATAAACAAGGCGTAGACTGGGAAACGTTCCAGAGCAGAGATCGACCGCCGACGGCCGAACGAAGCACCAAAAGAGCGGCTCTCTCCGAGGCGAGATCTGATTTTCCAGTGGGTAGCAAAATCAGAGACGAGAACGTGAAGAAGAGCAGAAAATGAAATGGTTTCATTTCGATGTTTTTGTTTTGGTGGCCTTGTAAAACCACCCTTTTTGGTTTTTGGCTAGACGATGGTATTCATCCAAATTTATTCTGTGCCTGAGTTCGGCAGGGAGAGAGAATCTAGATAAGAGAGGGAAATGATGCTTATGCTTTATGGGGGCTGTATGGATGTCGTTTCCGTTTTACCCCCATGGCACGCAGGAGAACCTCCTTGCCCCGGTACGGGCCGGAAGATAATACTGACCTACTTTCTCTTATGGATTAAGCAATGAAAATTATGCCCACCcggtatttttattaataattcttGTGACTTTCCACCGTGCAAGGTGAGTTTAGCATGATTGCGGCTTTTAGAGAAATCTCTGTATGAGAagcaaagaaacaaaacaatcCCCATCCGATGTAAAATAGATTCAGcagtatcattttattttttaaaatccaaaaataggaaatatatccCAACAGGTGCTAATTTGGTTGAACATAGCATCTCTTTTAATataattcctttttattttatttttaaaaaataggatataaaataataaattaaaatggatttataaatttaatgtCTTTCCCATTTCAACTTGATAtaataactcatttttaatataaatatcctTTCCAAGTTAACGTTTAGAgagaagattattttttaaaaaattgatgatgATGGAgggttaaaattaaaaattaggagttattttatttttttaatcaaataccCCTCAATTATAatagtttatatataaaagtaaggatttaggttacctctttaaaaaattcttttaaattttaagatgaTAACGAAAGTTggtaaatgttttaaaaaataattttttagaataatatttgaaaaatgttatttgatttttctataacaaaagtctatttaaaaacttcaaatatttaaaatattttaaaaataatttttatatgtaatattttattttttattattttatatatttgtataattattttttaaaataactttcaaaaaacaaataaaaaccattaaaagatattattcaaaaatactttattttatattcttaagaacaaaaagggtttttttttttattgttaaacatattttttatttttttatttttttgttttagacaACAtaaatctgttttaaaaaacaattcccaaacaacctaaaaatttaaaatttaatatagtaAAATCTTTGAAAGCCATCATCCTTCCAAGTTTCacaaaaatattgtattttacattaaaaaaatactattattttcttctttttttctttaaaaaaaaaaagaagagaaagagagagaaatcaAGATTCAACTAGGtagatcaattttttatttattttctttgtaaaaataaactttaattaaataaatttacgTTTTTCTAagagggtttttatttttttggtttcatttctttcctaaaaaaatacattaatgaTTATTTTGTTCTTAATTAAATTCAAGTAAATACActtagaaataatattttaaaatttttatattatagaatAAGTGGTTCAAGTATATATATTCAATCAATACAAGtgatcaaaaaattaattattagagaaaattaatataattcaacataatattgttttataatgtaagattttagtaaaatatttataagaaaatatcaaataatataacaaTGTGTGTAATATATAACTTATcctataatttaatataaaagatttaacaacataattatatttagaGTTACAATTTGGATGAATTGATCATATTAATGACTAATCTAAGTGcaactcaaattaaaaaaacaatccaTCAAAGTTAAACTCAATCCAACTTCTAATACGAAGTAATCGAGTTAAGTTtaacttaactttttttttttctaatctcTAGTTAAATTTAAAGTGTTAAGGTTAAGACTCGG
Above is a genomic segment from Vitis riparia cultivar Riparia Gloire de Montpellier isolate 1030 chromosome 14, EGFV_Vit.rip_1.0, whole genome shotgun sequence containing:
- the LOC117930876 gene encoding probable inactive receptor kinase At1g48480: MKPFHFLLFFTFSSLILLPTGKSDLASERAALLVLRSAVGGRSLLWNVSQSTPCLWVGVKCQQNRVVELRLPGMGLSGQLPAGAIGNLTELHTLSLRFNALSGSVPPDLASCVNLRNLYLQGNFFSGDIPEFLFTLSNLIRLNLAGNNFSGEISSDFNKLTRLGTLYLNDNHLTGSIPKLNLNLQQFNVSNNQLDGSIPSKLSNFPATAFQGNSLCGGPLQSCPHKSKLSGGAIAGIIIGSVVAFVLILVVLILLCRKKSSKKTGSTDVAPVKHTETEMLGEKSVGDGDSTGMGYPIGGAAVLAAAATSKGSGDKRLVFFRNSNRIFDLEDLLRASAEVLGKGTFGTAYKASLDMEVERVVVAVKRLKDVSVSEKEFREKIEIAGAMDHENLVPLRAYYYSKDEKLIVYDYMPMGSLSALLHGNRGAGRTPLNWEARSGIALGAARGIAYIHSRGSASSHGNIKSSNILLTKSYEARVSDFGLAHLVGPTATPNRVAGYRAPEVTDARKVSQKADVYSFGVLLLELLTGKAPTHALLNEEGVDLPRWVQSVVREEWTAEVFDLELLRYQNVEEEMVQLLQLALDCAAQYPDKRPSMLDVTSRIEELCRSSSQHEQEPYHNIINDVHSVDSGAPVPSVVD